The following proteins come from a genomic window of Candidatus Protochlamydia phocaeensis:
- a CDS encoding chemotaxis protein CheW gives MHALIFLIDKQQFAFDLAWIERVIRIVEITPKPHAPSSLLGMINLQGQIIPVFNLRALMGLPQKDIDLNDQLIICQVENRKIALWIDAVKQVISYSHDQLSPANEIFPNEEARNWIIKNEDQITLLYDLHQLLTLETSS, from the coding sequence ATGCATGCGCTTATTTTTTTAATCGATAAACAACAATTTGCGTTTGATTTAGCGTGGATAGAAAGGGTCATACGGATTGTTGAGATTACTCCTAAGCCGCATGCGCCTTCCTCCCTTTTAGGAATGATCAATTTGCAAGGGCAAATTATTCCTGTTTTCAATCTGCGCGCTCTCATGGGGCTTCCTCAAAAAGATATAGATTTGAACGACCAATTGATCATCTGCCAAGTGGAGAACCGAAAAATCGCTTTATGGATAGATGCCGTTAAGCAAGTGATTTCTTATTCTCACGACCAGCTTTCTCCCGCAAATGAAATATTTCCAAATGAGGAGGCGAGGAATTGGATTATCAAAAATGAAGACCAGATCACCTTGCTTTATGACCTTCATCAGTTATTAACATTAGAAACATCGTCATAA
- a CDS encoding CheR family methyltransferase, which translates to MLTKKSMDIPEEIYERLIQHLNKEIGLYFSKRNKKDLEKKLQLAVKEFGFEDPLACIEWLLRSPLHKEQIDILARYLTIGETYFFRDPHFFALLENKILPGIIQAHQKTDKTIRIWSAACATGEEPYSIAILLHRLIPKIEDWNIHIIATDINTGFLIKAQRAHYTSWSFRSTPPPIIKNYFVENKKDEFALIPAIRSLVKFSFFNLMNFPYHEMHRELNHFDLIVCHNVLIYFSPAQVKKIIHSLVQSLADGGWLSVSSVEVPFVEDPYLKAISHQNVTIFKKTLSKDPLLAATPALPAIPPPSKPSSLSPPAFKAPPQQPNKREEFYETCLSLYQAGKYEETTRLLNQLLTPYLQQSQILKDKIKEIKLLIRAYANQGRLDLAQVWCEKGLLVNKFDPLLHYAYATILQEKGNLEKALQALKTALYLDPDLIAAHFLAGIILIRQQDRETANVYLRNVLKLLSHRPAEEIVPGTEDMSAARLTEIVKELVKESVNE; encoded by the coding sequence ATGCTGACCAAGAAATCAATGGATATACCTGAAGAGATATACGAGCGCTTGATTCAACATTTAAATAAAGAAATAGGCCTTTATTTTTCTAAAAGGAATAAGAAGGATTTAGAGAAAAAATTGCAGCTTGCCGTCAAGGAGTTTGGATTTGAAGATCCTTTGGCTTGTATTGAATGGCTATTGCGGTCTCCTCTTCATAAAGAACAAATCGATATTTTAGCCCGTTATCTGACAATCGGCGAAACCTATTTCTTCCGCGATCCACATTTTTTTGCTCTTCTGGAAAATAAAATATTGCCCGGCATCATTCAAGCTCATCAAAAAACAGATAAAACCATACGTATTTGGTCTGCGGCTTGCGCAACAGGCGAAGAGCCTTATTCTATTGCCATCCTACTCCATCGGCTTATCCCCAAAATAGAAGACTGGAATATTCATATTATTGCAACGGACATCAATACGGGTTTTCTAATTAAAGCGCAACGCGCCCACTATACCTCTTGGTCGTTTCGATCCACTCCTCCCCCTATTATTAAGAACTATTTTGTTGAAAACAAAAAAGATGAATTTGCCCTTATTCCCGCTATTCGCTCCTTAGTCAAATTTAGCTTTTTTAATCTCATGAATTTTCCTTATCACGAAATGCATAGAGAGCTCAATCATTTCGATCTTATCGTTTGCCATAACGTTTTGATCTATTTTTCTCCCGCACAAGTGAAGAAAATTATTCACAGCCTTGTTCAATCCCTTGCGGATGGGGGCTGGCTAAGCGTCTCATCCGTTGAAGTGCCGTTTGTAGAAGATCCGTATCTTAAGGCAATTTCGCATCAGAACGTCACGATTTTTAAGAAAACATTATCTAAAGACCCTCTCTTGGCAGCCACGCCTGCCCTTCCGGCCATTCCCCCCCCGTCCAAGCCATCTTCCCTTTCTCCTCCGGCTTTTAAGGCACCGCCCCAGCAACCAAACAAGCGGGAAGAGTTTTATGAAACTTGTCTTTCTCTTTATCAAGCTGGAAAATATGAAGAGACGACAAGGCTGCTTAACCAGCTTCTAACCCCTTACCTTCAGCAAAGTCAAATTTTAAAAGATAAAATAAAAGAGATTAAGCTTCTCATTCGCGCCTATGCTAATCAAGGCCGCTTGGATTTGGCCCAAGTATGGTGCGAAAAAGGATTGCTGGTCAATAAATTCGATCCTTTGCTCCATTACGCTTATGCCACTATTTTGCAAGAAAAGGGCAATCTCGAAAAAGCCCTTCAGGCCCTTAAGACAGCTTTATATTTAGATCCGGATTTAATCGCCGCTCATTTTTTGGCCGGCATTATTCTAATTAGACAACAAGATAGGGAAACAGCAAATGTTTATTTGCGAAATGTATTAAAACTTCTTAGTCATCGCCCTGCTGAAGAAATTGTTCCTGGAACAGAAGACATGTCCGCCGCAAGATTAACCGAAATCGTGAAAGAATTGGTTAAGGAGAGCGTAAATGAATGA
- a CDS encoding chemotaxis protein CheW, whose product MNDNKKQDILKARARKLAQQEKEKQAGLAIDVIKFQLAKESYAIELKYVKEVYPLKDYARLPGVPPFVFGLINVRRRIISVIDLRVFFDLSMPQDTTGEKVIILENENMSFAIRTDKISEVLSIPLDQIQPPPPTLTGMRQEFLKGLTADGTVILDGNKLLSAPKLIVEEK is encoded by the coding sequence ATGAATGATAATAAAAAACAAGACATTCTAAAGGCAAGAGCCAGAAAACTCGCACAGCAAGAAAAAGAAAAGCAAGCAGGCCTAGCCATCGATGTCATCAAATTTCAGCTTGCCAAAGAAAGCTATGCGATTGAATTAAAATATGTTAAAGAAGTTTATCCTTTAAAAGACTACGCGCGCTTGCCCGGCGTTCCCCCCTTTGTTTTTGGCCTGATCAATGTCAGAAGGCGCATTATTTCAGTCATTGATTTGCGGGTTTTCTTTGACTTATCTATGCCTCAAGACACAACGGGGGAAAAAGTCATTATTCTAGAAAACGAAAATATGTCTTTTGCCATTCGCACGGATAAAATTTCTGAAGTGCTCTCCATTCCTTTAGATCAAATTCAACCGCCTCCGCCTACTCTAACAGGCATGCGCCAAGAATTCTTAAAAGGCCTGACAGCAGACGGCACCGTCATCTTGGATGGCAACAAGTTATTATCTGCTCCGAAGCTAATAGTAGAAGAGAAATAG